The region ATTTTCAAGTTCAAATTTTCGGAAATATCCTTATAGGACATATTCTCAAAATAATGCAGGGAAATAGGCTTGCGGTATAGTTCCGGAAGCTTTTCCACCAGAGACCGGATTTTATCGGTAGTTTCCCGCTCCAATACTTCGGATTCCTGGGAAGAAGATCCTGTGGATGCGACATCCGAGGAGATACTGTCTATCGGCATATCTATCTCTGGGTGATCTTTACGATATTTGCGGATGATTTCGTTTCTCGCGATCGAGAAAACCCATGTGGAGAATTTGGATCTTCCCTTGAAGGTGGAAAGTCCTTCGAACGCTTTTAAGAATATATCCTGAGTGAAGTCCTCCGCTTCGCTTTCGTTGCGAAAGGCCTTTTTGGCTTGGGAATAAACCATGGACTCGTAGCGAAGTACCAGCTGTTCGAAAGATTCGAAATCTCCCGCGAGTACTTTCTGGATGGCAGCCCAGTCCTCAGGATCGCATAGGATGGGCTCTTCGTTCTGCATGGATTATGCCTTGTTCAGGACATTGTTAAGACCGGAACGGAAGACGATCACTTTTTAGGGGACCATTTATAATAGCATAGTAGGCCGAGTCCGGATGCGAGAGGAATCAAGCCGCCTAACATTGCCAAGGATTTGCCTAATACTAAAATGAAGGTAACCGAAAGAGCAATTCCTACGAAGGTTAAGATTAGACCTAAGAAGAAGGAATACAATCTGAGATCGAACTTTTCTCTTTGAT is a window of Leptospira wolffii serovar Khorat str. Khorat-H2 DNA encoding:
- a CDS encoding RNA polymerase sigma factor, translated to MQNEEPILCDPEDWAAIQKVLAGDFESFEQLVLRYESMVYSQAKKAFRNESEAEDFTQDIFLKAFEGLSTFKGRSKFSTWVFSIARNEIIRKYRKDHPEIDMPIDSISSDVASTGSSSQESEVLERETTDKIRSLVEKLPELYRKPISLHYFENMSYKDISENLNLKMNTLKSYIFRGKEILREWLKKEDEHGKK